In Halarcobacter bivalviorum, a genomic segment contains:
- the amrA gene encoding AmmeMemoRadiSam system protein A: MKIEDVLLKLASDAIESEFNDNISIDSSLKEQFSILKEQRATFVTLYLEKKLRGCVGSLNAYQSLFDDIISNARAAAFSDLRFNRLSFEEFINLEIEISILTPAEKLIYNDFEELKQKLIPNKHGVILELDGKKATFLPQVWEQLPNFEEFISHLCKKAGLNPNKLSGYPKIQIYEVQKIKKS; this comes from the coding sequence ATGAAAATAGAAGATGTTCTTTTAAAGCTAGCCTCTGATGCAATTGAGAGTGAATTTAATGATAATATTTCAATAGATTCTTCTTTGAAAGAACAATTTTCTATTTTAAAGGAACAAAGAGCAACTTTTGTTACTTTATACTTAGAAAAGAAATTAAGAGGTTGTGTAGGTTCACTTAATGCCTACCAATCACTTTTTGATGATATTATTTCAAATGCAAGAGCTGCTGCTTTTAGCGATTTACGATTTAATAGACTTAGTTTTGAAGAATTTATAAACTTAGAAATAGAAATCTCAATTCTAACTCCAGCAGAAAAACTTATTTATAATGATTTTGAAGAGTTAAAACAAAAACTAATTCCAAATAAACACGGAGTTATTTTAGAACTTGATGGGAAAAAAGCAACTTTTCTTCCTCAAGTTTGGGAACAACTTCCAAATTTTGAAGAGTTTATCTCTCATCTTTGTAAAAAAGCAGGATTAAATCCTAATAAATTATCAGGATATCCAAAAATTCAAATCTATGAAGTTCAAAAAATAAAAAAGTCTTAA
- the amrS gene encoding AmmeMemoRadiSam system radical SAM enzyme — protein MKYYKSSKNGKLICLLCSYYCDLKEGHIGICGVNKHTQNKIECLVYGHISAFNIDPIEKKPLYHFLPKSKSLSLGTVGCNFHCNFCQNHGISQEKKIDKSNYISAKEVVNIAKQRACKSISYTYNEPTIFYPFAKDIAIEAKKYNIKSVFVSNGFESKEVIEDMNSVIDAINVDLKSFNESYYKKSLGGNLHQVLENLIHLKKNNIHTEITTLLVPTKNDSKKEITNIVKFIKENLGEETVWHISAFHPDYKELSLPRTSFAKLKEAYDIAKEQGLKYVYIGNIGYENNTYCSNCKELLISREFFDVKKYNLKNSSCPSCNKKLEGVFDGFNGY, from the coding sequence ATGAAATATTATAAGAGTTCTAAAAATGGTAAGCTAATTTGTTTACTTTGCTCTTATTATTGTGATTTAAAAGAGGGACATATAGGTATTTGTGGAGTTAACAAGCATACTCAAAATAAAATAGAGTGCTTAGTTTATGGTCATATTAGTGCTTTTAATATAGATCCCATTGAGAAAAAACCTTTATATCATTTTTTACCAAAGTCAAAATCTTTATCTTTAGGTACAGTAGGATGTAATTTTCATTGTAACTTTTGTCAAAATCATGGAATCTCCCAAGAAAAGAAAATTGATAAATCAAACTATATCTCTGCTAAAGAAGTTGTAAATATTGCAAAACAAAGAGCCTGTAAATCAATCTCTTATACATACAATGAACCAACTATCTTTTATCCCTTTGCAAAAGATATTGCCATTGAGGCTAAAAAATATAATATCAAATCTGTATTTGTAAGTAATGGTTTTGAAAGTAAAGAAGTAATTGAAGATATGAACAGTGTAATTGATGCAATAAATGTTGATTTAAAATCTTTCAATGAAAGCTATTATAAAAAAAGTCTTGGTGGAAATTTACATCAAGTTTTAGAAAATCTTATCCATCTAAAAAAGAATAATATTCATACTGAGATCACCACCTTATTAGTTCCTACAAAAAATGATTCAAAAAAAGAGATAACAAATATTGTAAAATTTATAAAAGAAAACCTTGGGGAAGAGACAGTTTGGCATATCTCTGCTTTTCATCCTGATTATAAAGAGTTATCACTTCCAAGAACTTCTTTTGCAAAACTAAAAGAGGCTTACGATATAGCTAAAGAACAGGGATTAAAATATGTTTATATTGGGAATATTGGATATGAGAACAATACCTATTGTTCAAATTGTAAAGAACTTCTTATTTCAAGAGAATTTTTTGATGTAAAGAAATATAATCTAAAAAATAGTTCTTGTCCTAGCTGTAATAAAAAACTTGAAGGAGTATTTGATGGATTTAATGGATATTAG
- a CDS encoding DUF2325 domain-containing protein, whose protein sequence is MSVLIIGGDKIDTIKGILDQLGSFSITHWDTRKKSSACRKDIPQNTDYVLMLTDFVNHNAMYKYRKEAKKKNIPVICTKRSASSVYCELCKFLNINKCED, encoded by the coding sequence ATGTCAGTTTTAATTATCGGTGGAGACAAAATAGATACTATAAAAGGTATTTTAGACCAGTTGGGAAGTTTTTCTATTACCCATTGGGATACTAGAAAAAAATCAAGTGCTTGCAGAAAAGATATTCCTCAAAATACAGATTATGTATTAATGTTAACAGATTTCGTTAATCATAATGCTATGTATAAATATAGAAAAGAAGCAAAGAAAAAGAATATTCCTGTAATTTGTACAAAAAGAAGTGCAAGTTCTGTTTATTGTGAACTTTGTAAATTTCTTAATATTAATAAATGTGAGGACTAG
- a CDS encoding ElyC/SanA/YdcF family protein — protein sequence MLFTLKKIISTFLMPLSIGLTLFVIGLFYLLIQKQRKANFFMIIAFLWTALIAYSPFSNALIQPLENKYPSYIQIDKSIKYVLVLGSGHINNEDLSEVSQLSRTALMRLSEGIRIYKELDNAKLVLSGYKDDQKVSNAVMMKNLALKFGVKEENIITHEEVRDTQEEAIKTKETINKEPFILVTSAAHMPRAMKIFETQWLNPIAAPTDYLSKNDGTYLSIPKAINLKKTESAMHEYLGILWHSILEKIKIFTD from the coding sequence ATGTTATTCACTCTTAAAAAAATTATTTCTACTTTTTTAATGCCACTATCAATAGGTTTAACTTTATTTGTTATTGGTCTTTTCTATTTATTAATACAAAAACAAAGAAAAGCTAATTTTTTTATGATTATTGCTTTTTTATGGACAGCACTTATAGCCTATTCTCCTTTTTCAAATGCACTTATTCAACCTTTAGAGAATAAATACCCTTCATATATTCAAATTGACAAATCAATTAAATATGTTTTAGTTTTAGGTTCAGGACATATAAACAATGAAGATTTATCTGAAGTTTCGCAACTTTCAAGAACTGCACTAATGAGACTTTCAGAAGGAATAAGAATCTACAAAGAACTTGATAATGCAAAGTTAGTACTTTCAGGATATAAAGATGACCAAAAAGTATCTAATGCTGTTATGATGAAAAATCTTGCATTAAAATTTGGAGTAAAAGAAGAGAATATAATTACCCATGAAGAAGTAAGAGATACACAAGAAGAAGCTATAAAAACAAAAGAAACTATAAATAAAGAACCTTTTATTCTTGTAACTTCAGCTGCACATATGCCAAGAGCTATGAAAATATTTGAAACACAATGGTTAAATCCAATTGCAGCACCAACAGATTATCTATCAAAAAATGATGGTACTTATCTAAGTATTCCTAAAGCTATAAATTTGAAAAAAACAGAATCTGCAATGCATGAATATCTTGGAATTTTATGGCACTCTATTTTAGAAAAAATCAAAATCTTTACTGATTGA
- the amrB gene encoding AmmeMemoRadiSam system protein B: MDLMDIRKTVVSGSFYPDTKEEIKRYIEHFNSNFTLEDKIEIEVKALIVPHAGYIYSGFTANLAYNISSKKQFKNIIVIGPSHRHYLKGASISDYKEYETPLGNIKIAQELVKDLKEKFEFLCFDEDAHFEHSTETQAPFIKNYFPNSKIIEIVYGDMDYKELSSLIDEILKSKNNLIVISTDLSHFYSLKKANYLDNICLNGIINKDLSLLDKECEACGKVGIKAILDTAIKNNYETKFLHYCTSYDRTKDDKSVVGYTSFLVGEKI; encoded by the coding sequence ATGGATTTAATGGATATTAGAAAAACTGTAGTAAGTGGAAGTTTTTATCCAGATACTAAAGAAGAGATTAAAAGATATATTGAACATTTTAACTCTAATTTTACTCTTGAAGATAAAATTGAGATAGAAGTAAAAGCTTTAATTGTTCCCCATGCAGGTTACATTTATAGTGGTTTTACAGCAAACTTAGCATATAACATCTCTTCTAAAAAGCAATTTAAAAATATTATTGTAATAGGTCCCTCACATAGACACTACTTAAAAGGAGCCTCTATATCAGACTATAAAGAGTATGAAACTCCTTTAGGAAATATTAAGATAGCTCAAGAGCTAGTAAAAGATTTAAAAGAAAAATTTGAATTTCTATGCTTTGATGAAGATGCCCACTTTGAACACTCAACTGAAACCCAAGCTCCTTTTATCAAAAACTATTTTCCTAACTCAAAAATTATAGAAATTGTTTATGGAGATATGGATTATAAAGAATTATCTTCATTAATAGATGAAATATTAAAATCAAAAAATAACTTAATTGTAATAAGTACAGATTTAAGTCATTTTTATTCTTTAAAAAAGGCAAACTATCTTGACAATATTTGCTTAAATGGTATAATTAATAAAGATTTATCATTGCTTGACAAAGAATGTGAAGCTTGTGGAAAGGTTGGCATAAAAGCTATTCTTGACACTGCGATTAAAAATAATTATGAAACTAAATTTCTTCATTATTGTACAAGTTATGATAGAACAAAAGATGATAAAAGTGTTGTAGGATATACTTCATTTTTAGTTGGAGAAAAAATCTAA
- a CDS encoding metal ABC transporter permease, which produces MLEALQYDFIQNALIAGILVSIAAGIIGSLVVVNRITFLAGGIAHSAYGGIGLAVYLSLPILLGATLFAVVTAIIIANITLRNRSRIDSIIGIMWALGMAIGIILIDITPGYNVDLMSYLFGSIIAVSQEDVYYLLVLNLFIITSVSLFYKQILAVSYDSEFASLRGISVKFFYTLILILAALSVVAAIKVVGLILVIALLTIPTFLAEFFAKKLSSMMIISSLFASFFTVCGLLISYFYDLSSGASIIIVGVITLLLVKILGKK; this is translated from the coding sequence ATGCTTGAAGCCTTACAATATGATTTTATTCAAAATGCACTAATTGCCGGTATCCTTGTTTCTATTGCAGCAGGGATTATTGGTTCTTTAGTTGTAGTAAATAGAATTACTTTTTTAGCAGGAGGAATTGCTCATAGTGCTTATGGAGGAATTGGACTTGCTGTTTATTTAAGCCTTCCTATTCTTTTAGGAGCTACTTTATTTGCAGTTGTTACAGCAATAATCATTGCAAATATCACTTTAAGAAATAGAAGTAGAATAGATTCAATTATCGGTATAATGTGGGCATTAGGTATGGCAATTGGAATAATTCTTATTGATATTACACCAGGATATAATGTAGATTTAATGTCTTATCTTTTTGGTTCAATTATTGCAGTATCACAAGAAGATGTTTATTATTTACTAGTATTAAATCTATTTATCATTACATCAGTTTCTCTATTTTATAAACAGATATTAGCAGTCTCTTATGATAGTGAGTTCGCAAGTTTAAGAGGTATCTCTGTTAAATTCTTTTATACTTTAATTCTTATTCTTGCAGCATTAAGTGTTGTTGCAGCAATAAAAGTTGTTGGATTAATTTTAGTAATAGCTTTACTTACTATTCCAACTTTTTTAGCAGAGTTTTTTGCAAAGAAACTCTCTTCTATGATGATTATTAGTTCATTATTCGCAAGCTTTTTTACAGTTTGTGGATTACTTATCTCATATTTTTATGATTTAAGTTCTGGAGCTAGTATCATTATTGTAGGAGTAATTACTCTTCTACTTGTAAAAATATTAGGAAAGAAATGA
- a CDS encoding S1 RNA-binding domain-containing protein has protein sequence MNKKINLGEINTLKVSRVSEPGLYLKAGDDEEVLLPNAYITKEMQIDSLIEVFIYTDSEDRLVATTLKPYGYKNDFVALEVIDTAKFGAFLDMGLPKDLLVPKNRQKSTFNISDKKVVQIVEDEKTHRLIGTEKFKLEKADKNFAQNEEVEIIPFIKTPLGFKVIVNNKYEGLIYHNEIFEKIQIGDKKRAYIKLLREDGKVDISLQKIGAKNTEDNPNKILTILESNNRELNFTYKSEADEIKETFAMSKKAFKAALTKLINDKKIVLSETSIKAIK, from the coding sequence ATGAATAAAAAAATAAATCTAGGTGAAATAAACACTTTAAAAGTATCAAGAGTAAGTGAACCAGGACTATATCTAAAAGCAGGTGATGATGAAGAAGTTCTTTTACCTAATGCTTATATTACAAAAGAGATGCAAATTGACTCTTTAATTGAAGTATTTATCTATACAGATAGTGAAGATAGATTAGTTGCAACTACTCTTAAGCCTTACGGTTATAAAAATGATTTTGTTGCACTTGAAGTAATAGATACTGCAAAATTTGGAGCTTTTTTAGATATGGGGCTTCCAAAAGATTTATTAGTTCCTAAAAATAGACAAAAATCAACTTTTAATATCTCAGATAAAAAAGTTGTACAAATAGTTGAAGATGAAAAGACTCATAGATTAATAGGTACAGAAAAATTCAAATTAGAAAAAGCAGATAAAAATTTTGCACAAAATGAGGAAGTAGAAATTATTCCTTTTATAAAAACACCTTTAGGTTTTAAAGTAATTGTAAATAATAAATATGAAGGTCTTATTTATCATAATGAAATCTTTGAGAAAATTCAAATAGGTGATAAAAAGAGAGCTTATATTAAACTTCTTAGAGAAGATGGAAAAGTAGACATCTCTTTACAAAAAATTGGTGCAAAGAATACAGAAGATAATCCAAATAAAATTTTAACTATCTTAGAAAGTAATAATAGAGAGTTAAACTTTACTTATAAAAGTGAAGCTGATGAGATAAAAGAGACTTTTGCTATGAGTAAAAAAGCTTTTAAAGCAGCTTTAACAAAACTAATTAATGATAAAAAAATAGTTCTAAGTGAAACTTCAATAAAAGCTATAAAATAG
- a CDS encoding metal ABC transporter ATP-binding protein has translation MNTVIKLKNIFFSYDKQNVLEDINLDILKDDFLAIIGPNGGGKSTLLKLILNLLEPKKGEIKKYLNKNEIGYVPQNTNLNIDFPITALEVVLMGHTPKKKKLFGYSKEDIACAMNSLKKVSMENFANNKIGDLSGGQRQRVFIARALCSNPKLMLLDEPTASIDVKGQKEVYDLLRELNKSIAIVVVSHDISVLLNYAKNVAHINKKLVYHHLKNIEEKYDENEHLCEVELLSALGKKQVCCNSTHV, from the coding sequence ATGAATACTGTTATAAAACTAAAAAATATCTTTTTTTCTTATGATAAACAAAATGTTTTAGAAGATATTAATTTAGATATTTTAAAAGATGATTTTCTTGCAATTATCGGTCCAAATGGTGGAGGAAAATCTACACTATTAAAACTTATATTAAATCTTTTAGAGCCTAAAAAAGGTGAAATAAAAAAATATCTAAATAAAAATGAGATTGGATATGTACCTCAAAATACAAATTTAAATATTGACTTTCCTATTACTGCTTTAGAAGTAGTTTTAATGGGACATACTCCTAAAAAGAAAAAACTTTTTGGATATTCAAAAGAGGATATTGCCTGTGCAATGAACTCTTTAAAAAAAGTAAGTATGGAAAATTTTGCAAATAATAAAATTGGAGATTTAAGCGGAGGACAAAGGCAAAGAGTCTTTATTGCAAGAGCACTTTGTTCTAACCCTAAATTGATGCTTCTTGATGAACCAACTGCAAGTATTGATGTAAAAGGTCAAAAAGAAGTATATGATTTATTAAGAGAGTTAAATAAATCAATAGCTATTGTAGTTGTAAGTCATGATATCTCTGTTTTACTAAACTATGCTAAAAATGTTGCTCACATAAATAAAAAACTTGTATATCATCATCTAAAAAATATTGAAGAAAAATATGATGAAAACGAACACTTATGTGAAGTGGAATTACTTTCAGCACTTGGGAAAAAGCAAGTTTGCTGTAACTCAACACATGTATAA
- a CDS encoding ATP-binding protein, protein MRRRPLLRFAYTFIPALITVLIYLLIDFSIKKYLLEQTPNDKTYTSLTINTNNIQKTAEIIAKSSVIYLSNFAIEGLKEKIELDFQNNLISAIEIKDIYLNENLISAYKDENNQVIFTNQLPEKYKHYSFIKEDIIEKKEYTYNNLGELTIYYNAPSFYKKDIILTEEEKNFLKEKAVLNICVAPNWTPFEKIEDGQFIGISADILKIITKDLNVKIKLIHTNTWEESLLKIKEKRCDILPLAATTQSRQEYLNFTKPYITANIVVATRVNVPFFDSINSIKDKSFAVLRSHFLYETLKTKYPKVDIIEVDSVEEGLSKVETGEVFGFIDNSIVINHIIQKNFIGSLAVSGKLNGEMHLSIASSKEFPLLNSIFEKLLTLIDENIKEEVFNRWVKTNFQIKTDYTLVWQLFVISLIIILITLYWNRKLSILNKQLQKERNKAYEATKAKAKFLANMSHEIRTPMNSIIGMSHLVLETDLKKEQKEYVEKIDKSANSLLRIINDILDFSKIEAGKIEFHNAPFSLREVISDCIDYIDLDLEEKELEFILEYDEKLSEYYYGDKLRVSQVLTNILHNAVKFTNEGFIRLKILQKKDNKIYFEIEDSGIGLNKNEEKKIFESFSQGDLSTSKKYEGTGLGLAISKDLVNLMNGKIWLKSQKNRGTTFFFELELKNCEKEVKEIEKKVKPDFSNKTILLVEDNKLNQQIIAGLLKDTNATLKIVSKGEDAIKIIRKEPSINIILMDIQMPKLDGYETTKIIREYNKKVPIIALTANSYDEDIQKSHECGMNAHLKKPIEIENLYLTIKKYI, encoded by the coding sequence ATGAGAAGAAGACCTCTACTAAGATTTGCTTATACTTTTATACCTGCATTAATTACAGTATTAATCTATTTACTTATAGATTTTAGTATAAAAAAATATTTGCTAGAGCAAACTCCGAATGATAAAACTTACACCAGTCTAACAATAAATACAAACAATATTCAAAAAACAGCAGAAATTATTGCAAAGTCAAGTGTAATTTATCTTTCTAATTTTGCTATTGAAGGTCTAAAAGAGAAGATTGAACTAGATTTCCAAAATAACTTGATTTCAGCAATAGAGATAAAAGATATCTATTTAAATGAAAATTTAATTAGTGCATATAAAGATGAAAACAATCAAGTTATTTTTACAAATCAACTTCCTGAAAAATATAAACACTACAGCTTTATAAAAGAAGATATTATTGAAAAAAAAGAGTACACATATAATAACTTAGGAGAACTAACTATCTATTATAATGCTCCTAGTTTCTATAAAAAAGATATTATTCTAACAGAAGAAGAAAAAAACTTTTTAAAAGAAAAAGCAGTTTTAAATATTTGTGTTGCACCTAACTGGACTCCTTTTGAAAAGATTGAAGATGGACAATTCATAGGTATTTCTGCAGATATTTTAAAAATTATTACAAAAGATTTAAATGTAAAAATAAAATTAATTCATACAAATACTTGGGAAGAATCATTATTAAAAATCAAAGAAAAAAGATGTGATATTTTACCACTTGCGGCAACAACTCAATCAAGGCAAGAGTATTTAAATTTTACAAAACCATACATAACAGCAAATATAGTTGTAGCAACAAGAGTAAATGTTCCTTTCTTTGATAGTATTAATTCAATAAAAGATAAATCATTTGCAGTCTTAAGAAGTCACTTTTTATATGAAACACTTAAAACAAAATATCCAAAAGTTGATATTATTGAAGTTGATTCAGTAGAGGAAGGTTTATCAAAAGTAGAAACAGGAGAAGTTTTTGGTTTTATAGATAATTCAATTGTTATAAATCATATCATTCAGAAAAACTTTATAGGTTCCCTTGCTGTTTCAGGTAAATTAAATGGGGAGATGCACTTATCAATTGCTTCAAGTAAAGAGTTTCCTTTACTAAACTCTATTTTTGAAAAACTCTTAACTTTAATTGATGAAAATATTAAAGAAGAAGTTTTTAATAGATGGGTTAAAACAAATTTTCAAATCAAAACAGACTATACTTTAGTTTGGCAACTATTTGTAATTTCTTTAATCATTATTTTAATTACTCTTTATTGGAATAGAAAACTATCAATACTTAATAAACAGTTGCAAAAAGAGAGAAACAAAGCATATGAAGCAACAAAAGCAAAAGCAAAATTTTTAGCAAATATGAGTCACGAAATTAGAACACCTATGAACTCAATTATAGGAATGAGTCATCTAGTTCTTGAAACTGATTTAAAAAAAGAACAAAAAGAGTATGTGGAAAAAATTGATAAAAGTGCAAACTCTTTACTTAGAATTATCAATGACATTTTAGACTTCTCTAAAATTGAAGCAGGAAAAATAGAGTTTCATAATGCCCCTTTTAGTTTAAGAGAAGTAATTAGTGATTGCATTGATTATATTGATTTAGATTTAGAAGAGAAAGAATTAGAGTTCATTTTAGAGTATGATGAAAAGTTAAGTGAATATTACTATGGAGATAAACTAAGAGTTTCACAAGTATTAACAAACATCTTACATAATGCTGTAAAATTTACAAATGAAGGCTTTATTAGATTAAAAATTTTACAAAAAAAAGATAATAAAATCTATTTTGAGATTGAAGATAGTGGTATAGGTTTAAATAAGAATGAAGAGAAAAAAATATTTGAATCTTTTTCTCAAGGAGATTTAAGTACCTCTAAAAAATATGAAGGTACAGGATTAGGTCTTGCTATCTCTAAAGATTTAGTAAATTTAATGAATGGAAAAATCTGGTTAAAATCACAAAAAAATAGAGGAACAACCTTCTTTTTTGAACTTGAATTAAAAAATTGTGAAAAAGAAGTAAAAGAAATTGAGAAAAAAGTAAAACCTGACTTCTCAAATAAAACTATTTTATTAGTAGAAGATAATAAATTAAACCAACAAATTATTGCTGGTTTATTAAAAGATACAAATGCTACATTAAAAATTGTTTCAAAAGGAGAAGATGCTATTAAAATTATAAGAAAAGAGCCTAGTATAAATATTATTTTAATGGATATTCAAATGCCTAAACTCGATGGTTACGAAACAACAAAAATTATTAGAGAATACAATAAAAAAGTACCAATTATTGCCCTTACTGCAAATAGTTATGATGAAGATATTCAAAAATCTCATGAGTGTGGAATGAATGCTCATCTTAAAAAGCCAATAGAGATAGAAAATCTATATTTGACTATAAAAAAATATATCTAA
- the hemH gene encoding ferrochelatase — MSQVSKKALVLLNMGGARNKNELKMFLTNMFNDKNILTVKSNFLRSMIAKFIVTSRLNSAWENYEEIGGFSPLNPLTEKLVDKLNKSLQEAETFQVMRYTPPFAKECINQLKEKEIKDVILLPLYPQYSTTTTKSSLEDFEQVAKNEFNLTIIEPFYENEIYNQAIINSITKEVSNARTEDFNLIFSAHGLPQKIVDAGDPYEKQVNDHVEILSKLLEKKGVKFKSISLAYQSKVGPMKWLEPALDKELEKYKDDNVLIYPIAFIIDNSETDFELSIEYKEEADKIGIKDYRVCKCVNDDDIFIEAIKDITKLN, encoded by the coding sequence ATGAGCCAAGTTTCAAAAAAAGCATTAGTACTTTTAAATATGGGTGGGGCAAGAAATAAAAATGAATTAAAAATGTTCCTTACAAACATGTTTAATGATAAAAATATTTTAACTGTAAAAAGCAACTTTCTAAGATCAATGATTGCAAAATTTATAGTTACTTCAAGATTAAATTCAGCTTGGGAAAACTACGAAGAAATAGGTGGATTTTCGCCACTTAACCCTTTAACAGAAAAACTTGTAGATAAATTAAATAAAAGCCTACAAGAAGCTGAAACCTTTCAGGTAATGAGATATACTCCTCCTTTTGCAAAAGAGTGTATTAATCAACTAAAAGAAAAAGAGATAAAAGATGTAATTTTACTTCCTTTATACCCACAATATTCAACAACGACAACAAAATCATCTTTGGAAGATTTTGAGCAAGTAGCCAAAAATGAGTTTAATTTAACAATTATTGAACCTTTTTATGAAAATGAAATCTATAATCAAGCAATTATAAACTCAATTACAAAAGAGGTTTCAAATGCAAGAACTGAAGATTTTAACTTAATCTTTTCTGCCCATGGACTTCCTCAAAAGATTGTTGACGCAGGTGATCCATATGAAAAACAAGTAAATGATCATGTTGAAATTTTATCAAAGCTTTTAGAAAAAAAAGGTGTTAAATTTAAATCTATCTCTTTAGCTTATCAATCAAAAGTTGGTCCAATGAAGTGGCTTGAGCCAGCCTTAGATAAAGAACTAGAAAAATATAAAGATGATAATGTACTTATTTACCCTATTGCTTTTATAATAGATAACTCTGAAACAGATTTTGAATTGTCTATTGAATATAAAGAAGAAGCAGATAAAATAGGAATTAAAGATTATAGAGTTTGTAAATGTGTAAATGATGATGATATTTTTATTGAAGCAATTAAAGATATTACAAAACTAAATTAA
- a CDS encoding substrate-binding periplasmic protein, translating into MKILFILLLFISFLFSKDEIQPLTEPWTPYQIETKDGLEGISIDLIKEIQKRIGNKKKIKVFPWKRGYNITLKKKGYALFLTTKSKQRENLFKWVGPISSMEIRFFKNAFRDDLNINSLEDAKKVSSITVAEDTITKEVLSEFGFTNLDINTLANNSFNKLLENKTDLYPVEENSFMYKLKQLNLQKKIIPVKMEAFYESKLYIAFNIETDDKIIKRWQVAFDEIKADGTYDKIIGRYR; encoded by the coding sequence ATGAAAATTTTATTTATACTATTATTATTTATTAGTTTTTTATTTTCAAAGGATGAGATACAGCCTCTTACAGAACCTTGGACTCCATATCAAATTGAGACAAAAGATGGATTAGAAGGGATAAGTATTGATTTAATAAAAGAGATTCAAAAAAGAATTGGAAATAAAAAAAAGATTAAAGTTTTTCCTTGGAAAAGAGGTTATAATATTACTTTGAAGAAAAAAGGATATGCTCTTTTTTTAACAACTAAATCCAAACAAAGAGAAAATCTTTTTAAATGGGTAGGACCTATCTCTTCAATGGAAATTAGATTTTTTAAGAATGCTTTTAGAGATGATTTAAATATAAACTCTTTAGAAGATGCAAAAAAAGTATCTTCTATTACAGTAGCAGAAGATACTATTACAAAAGAAGTATTAAGTGAATTTGGTTTTACAAATCTTGATATTAATACTTTAGCAAATAATAGTTTTAATAAATTATTAGAAAATAAAACTGATTTATATCCAGTTGAAGAAAACTCTTTTATGTATAAATTAAAACAATTAAATTTGCAAAAAAAGATAATACCAGTAAAAATGGAAGCTTTTTATGAGTCAAAACTTTATATTGCATTTAATATAGAGACTGATGATAAAATTATAAAAAGATGGCAAGTTGCATTTGATGAAATAAAAGCAGATGGAACCTATGATAAAATTATTGGAAGATATAGATAA
- a CDS encoding ATP-binding cassette domain-containing protein encodes MNKEDAVLNIENLSFGYAKDKLIYKDFNLEVKKSELISIVGSSGSGKSTLFELISNNLKPQKGTITSKKISSVYQDPYSSFHPSFIILEQIKDVVFFNEEIKRKLENFLDKLNLDFDLINKKPHELSGGQLQRCSILRALLMEPDLLLVDEPTSALDNIVAIEVMNLLIDNLDKCGMLLITHDNSLANWCSDKIINLNELQKD; translated from the coding sequence ATGAATAAAGAAGATGCTGTATTAAACATAGAAAATTTATCTTTTGGGTACGCAAAAGATAAACTTATTTACAAAGATTTTAATTTAGAAGTAAAAAAGAGTGAACTTATCTCTATTGTAGGTTCTAGTGGAAGTGGGAAAAGTACTCTATTTGAACTTATTTCAAATAATTTAAAACCACAAAAAGGAACTATTACTTCTAAAAAAATTTCATCTGTTTATCAAGACCCTTACAGCTCTTTTCATCCATCATTTATCATACTTGAGCAAATCAAAGATGTAGTTTTTTTTAATGAAGAAATAAAAAGAAAATTAGAAAACTTTTTAGATAAGCTAAATCTAGATTTTGATTTAATAAATAAAAAACCTCATGAATTAAGTGGTGGGCAACTTCAAAGATGTTCTATTTTAAGAGCACTACTCATGGAACCTGATTTATTATTAGTAGATGAACCTACCTCAGCCTTAGACAATATTGTTGCAATTGAGGTTATGAATTTATTAATAGACAATTTAGATAAATGTGGTATGCTTTTAATTACTCACGATAACAGTCTTGCCAACTGGTGCAGCGATAAAATTATTAATTTAAACGAATTACAAAAGGATTAA